Proteins encoded within one genomic window of Triticum aestivum cultivar Chinese Spring chromosome 2D, IWGSC CS RefSeq v2.1, whole genome shotgun sequence:
- the LOC123052829 gene encoding E3 ubiquitin-protein ligase RHF2A, with product MDEKAAKMEKLSSAAAFVEGGVQDACDDACSICLEAFCDSDPSTVTSCKHDFHLQCILEWCQRSSQCPMCWQAISMKDPLSQELLEAVEQEKNVQADRSRTTAIFRHPMLGHFEVPVDTDDAELEERLMQHLAAAAVTRRSHRHGRREGHRGRSGPHGRTQIVVFSTTETTSSDPISSDSPQVGDSEYSPAIISAPVDAMEEASANILVHNNTSSNCPVGSNDRISGDEASPINQDGAGPSDPQSFSNTLKTRLQSVSVKYKDSITKNTRGWKERWLSRSDTISSLGSDVRREVNAGIAAVSRMMERLETRDGSGSGPSSASSDNVSSATDNQGAASSNFCASVNGASSSATCASRSGSQ from the exons atggaCGAGAAGGCAGCCAAGATGGAGAAGCTCTCGTCGGCGGCGGCTTTCGTGGAGGGCGGCGTGCAGGACGCCTGCGACGACGCCTGCAGCATCTGCCTCGAGGCCTTCTGCGACAGCGACCCCTCCACG GTTACAAGCTGCAAGCATGATTTCCATCTCCAGTGCATCCTTGAGTG GTGCCAGAGAAGTTCCCAGTGTCCCATGTGTTGGCAGGCAATCAGCATGAAGGACCCTCTGAG TCAAGAGCTCCTTGAGGCTGTTGAACAGGAGAAGAATGTGCAAGCAGATCGCTCACGCACGACCGCCATTTTTCGCCATCCAATGCTCGGACATTTTGAG GTACCAGTTGATACAGATGATGCTGAGCTTGAAGAACGTCTCATGCAACACCTGGCCGCTGCTGCCGTGACACGTAGGTCGCACCGCCATGGTAGAAGGGAAGGCCACCGCGGAAGATCAGGACCACACGGTCGCACACAAATTGTAGTATTTTCGACAACTGAAACTACCTCTAGTGACCCGATTTCTTCAGATTCACCACAAGTAGGGGACAGTGAGTATTCTCCTGCTATAATCTCTGCTCCTGTGGATGCCATGGAAGAAGCATCTGCCAACATACTAGTGCACAATAATACTTCATCCAACTGCCCTGTTGGATCAAATGATAG AATTTCTGGTGATGAAGCATCTCCCATCAACCAGGATGGAGCTGGACCATCCGATCCACAATCTTTCTCAAACACACTCAAGACTCGCCTGCAGTCGGTTTCGGTCAA GTACAAGGACTCGATAACGAAGAACACCCGTGGGTGGAAGGAACGGTGGCTCTCTCGGAGTGACACGATATCGAGTCTTGGTTCTGATGTGAGGAGGGAGGTTAACGCCGGAATCGCTGCTGTGTCTCGCATGATGGAGCGGCTAGAAACGAGGGACGGGAGTGGCTCTGGGCCCTCATCGGCTTCTTCGGACAATGTTTCTTCTGCTACAGATAATCAGGGGGCCGCGTCGTCCAACTTTTGTGCTTCCGTAAATGGCGCCTCGTCTTCGGCAACTTGTGCGTCGAGATCTGGTTCACAATGA